The following coding sequences lie in one Sesamum indicum cultivar Zhongzhi No. 13 linkage group LG9, S_indicum_v1.0, whole genome shotgun sequence genomic window:
- the LOC105170029 gene encoding uncharacterized protein LOC105170029 translates to MEQLAGGATRFRHQHYRRSPPAADRFLSTLKTLPSSSAASQLELSEHDIFSTPSGGSSPSPTHQYFAPNPGSGRSASSNHYGILAALNGSIKSQSGSRSDTRPVFNHKASASASISSSSSTSPATSTSSRIMIPRPPPPQADRVRYRHQSAPVNVPVIPAGLRRRVMELDDALSEGEEEDKNGVVLPPHEVVDARHSPMLACSVLEGAGRTLKGRDLRQVRNAVWRKTGFID, encoded by the coding sequence ATGGAACAACTTGCCGGCGGCGCCACCCGTTTTCGCCACCAGCACTACCGGCGGAGTCCTCCTGCCGCAGATAGATTCTTGAGCACGTTAAAGACGCTACCGTCGTCCTCCGCCGCTTCGCAACTTGAACTCTCCGAGCACGATATTTTCAGCACTCCTTCTGGGGGTTCCTCCCCTTCTCCGACCCACCAGTACTTCGCTCCGAATCCGGGCTCCGGTCGAAGCGCCAGCAGCAATCATTACGGCATCTTAGCTGCTCTGAACGGCAGTATCAAGTCACAATCCGGATCCAGGTCTGATACCCGGCCCGTATTCAACCATAAGGCCTCCGCTTCGGCTTccatctcctcctcctcctcaacTTCTCCCGCGACGTCAACCTCGTCTAGGATAATGATTCCAAGGCCGCCGCCGCCCCAGGCGGATAGGGTGCGGTATCGCCATCAGTCGGCGCCGGTGAACGTTCCGGTGATTCCGGCGGGATTGCGGAGGAGGGTTATGGAGCTGGACGATGCCCTTTCTGAAGGAGAGGAGGAGGACAAGAATGGGGTGGTGTTGCCGCCGCACGAGGTGGTGGATGCCAGGCATTCGCCGATGTTGGCGTGTTCCGTTCTGGAGGGGGCTGGTAGGACATTGAAAGGGAGGGATCTCAGGCAGGTGCGCAATGCCGTTTGGCGAAAGACTGGTTTTATTGATTGA
- the LOC105170030 gene encoding uncharacterized protein LOC105170030, whose product MGINQVLVALFFFTLALANAESYTSHVLKGSVACLDCPRRSDLSGIQVLVKCNKVKKLAMAYTEEDGTFETNLPSDSPKTSDPSNCMAKLMGGPHQLYVAMKNSIVPVAKTEESGHFTTSKPLNFYRSCPVEGKCGGKDTGFDSGKTVDLPLPGEWGFPPTSYYAPYLPIIGIP is encoded by the exons ATGGGGATAAATCAAGTTTTAGTTgccctcttcttcttcacttTGGCTCTTGCAAATGCTGAGTCCTACACAAGCCACGTCCTCAAGGGATCTGTCGCTTGCCTCGACTGCCCTCGCCGTTCTGATCTCTCAG GAATTCAAGTCCTAGTAAAATGCAACAAAGTGAAAAAGCTTGCCATGGCATACACAGAAGAAGATGGCACTTTTGAGACGAATCTCCCATCCGACAGCCCAAAAACAAGTGATCCCTCGAACTGCATGGCCAAGCTCATGGGAGGGCCTCACCAGCTCTATGTTGCAATGAAGAACTCCATCGTCCCAGTTGCTAAAACCGAGGAATCAGGGCATTTTACAACCTCAAAACCTCTTAACTTCTACAGGTCTTGCCCTGTGGAAGGCAAGTGTGGAGGGAAAGACACGGGATTTGATTCAGGCAAGACTGTGGATCTGCCTTTGCCTGGAGAGTGGGGGTTTCCTCCTACTAGCTATTATGCCCCATACCTTCCAATTATTGGGATACCCTAA
- the LOC105170033 gene encoding NAC domain-containing protein 90 produces MASEILQPGVRFYPTEEELVSFYLHNMLQHNNNNKIRRVIPLLDIYQLHPSQLPKHCGELCRGDTEQWFFFVPRQAREVRGGRPSRTTASGYWKATGSPSYVYSSDNKVIGVKKSMVFYQGKAPAGAKTKWKMNEYRAIKEDFCTSIPVLRHEVSLCRVYVVSGSFRAFDRRPTHVAANSISKEVKIVQENDKITLSTNEIAGMLQERSWYSYSEANHSVENSSEMINGVEHLMECDEDV; encoded by the exons ATGGCTTCAGAAATCTTGCAACCAGGTGTTCGCTTTTACCCCACTGAAGAAGAGCTCGTCTCCTTCTACCTCCACAACATGCTCCAAcacaataacaacaacaaaatacGTCGGGTTATCCCGCTCCTCGACATCTACCAGCTCCACCCCTCCCAACTCCCTA AGCACTGTGGAGAGCTGTGCCGGGGGGACACGGAGCAATGGTTCTTTTTCGTGCCGAGGCAGGCGAGAGAAGTGCGAGGCGGGAGGCCGAGCCGGACGACGGCCTCCGGATACTGGAAG GCCACTGGCTCGCCGAGCTACGTTTACTCCTCGGATAATAAGGTGATTGGAGTGAAGAAGAGCATGGTTTTCTACCAAGGGAAAGCTCCCGCCGGAGCAAAAACTAAGTGGAAAATGAACGAGTATAGAGCCATTAAAGAAGATTTCTGCACTTCTATCCCCGTG CTGAGGCATGAGGTGAGCCTGTGCAGAGTATACGTTGTATCGGGGAGTTTTAGGGCATTCGACCGACGCCCTACTCATGTAGCAGCAAATTCCATCTCCAAGGAAGTGAAGattgttcaagaaaatgacaagATTACTCTTTCAACTAATGAAATTGCAGGAATGTTACAGGAGAGAAGTTGGTACTCATACTCAGAAGCAAACCACAGTGTGGAAAATTCAAGCGAGATGATCAATGGAGTGGAACATTTGATGGAATGTGATGAAGATGTCTAG
- the LOC105170034 gene encoding vesicle-associated membrane protein 714: MAILYGVVARGTTVLAEFSAVTGNTGAVVRRILEKLSDTESAESRLCFSQDRYIFHILRSDGLIFLCMANDTFGRRIPFSYLEDVQMRFMKNYGRVAPYAPAYAMNDEFSRVLHQQMEFFSSNTSADTLNRVRGEVSEVRTIMVDNIDKILERGDRIELLVDKTATMQDSAFHFRKQSKRLRRALWMKNAKLLAMLTCLIVVLLYFIIAAACGGITLPSCRSK, encoded by the exons ATGGCGATTCTGTATGGTGTGGTGGCGCGTGGGACGACGGTGCTTGCGGAGTTCAGCGCCGTCACGGGGAACACTGGCGCGGTGGTGCGCCGGATACTGGAGAAGCTATCCGATACTGAGTCTGCCGAGTCGAGGTTGTGCTTCTCCCAAGATCGCTACATCTTCCATATCCTCCGGTCTGATGGCCTTATATTCCTCTGTATGGCCAACGACACCTTTGGAA GGAGAATCCCATTTTCATATCTTGAGGATGTTCAGATGAGATTTATGAAGAACTATGGGAGAGTGGCTCCTTATGCACCTGCTTATGCTATGAATGATGAATTCTCAAGAGTGTTGCACCAGCAAATGGAGTTTTTCTCCAGTAATACTAGTGCTGATACGCTCAACCGTGTCAGAGGGGAAGTTAGCGAG GTGCGTACTATAATGGTGGATAACATTGACAAGATACTAGAGAGAGGTGACAGGATTGAGCTTCTTGTTGACAAAACAGCGACCATGCAGGATAGTGCATTTCACTTCAGGAAACAATCTAAGCGTCTTCGACGAGCTctatggatgaaaaatgctaaACTCCT GGCCATGCTGACAtgtttgattgttgtactcCTGTATTTCATCATTGCTGCTGCATGTGGAGGCATCACTCTACCATCTTGTAgatcaaaataa
- the LOC105170035 gene encoding capsanthin/capsorubin synthase, chromoplastic yields the protein MASFLSLSPPSLLSTSAPCLSPAKTPFLHPVDRNPTRKYHQRVQISKFPCSFLDLEPKSKPEPLDFDVPWFHPADGRRFDVIVIGAGPAGLRLAEQVSGHGIKVCCLDPSPLSMWPNNYGVWIDEFESLGLEDCLDKTWPMTCVFINDRKIKYLDRAYGRVSRKELKLKLLSNCAANGVKFHKAKVGKVEHEEFESSIACDDGTELKASLIVDASGFRSSFVEYDKPRNPGYQIAHGILAEVDQHPYDLDKMVLMDWRDSHLGNEPYLRASNSRLPTFMYAMPFDSNLVFLEETSLVSRPLLSYTEIKQRMVARLRQLGIRVRTVIEDEKCLIPMGGPLPRIPQSMIAIGGNSGIVHPSTGYTVAQTMAVAPVVAEAIAECLGSTRMIRGSHLYRRAWNALWPVEKRWCREFYNFGMETLLKLDLNGTRSFFDAFFELNPHLWQGFLSARLSYGELIMLGISLFGRASNPSRLDMLTKCPAPLVQMVGNIALETI from the coding sequence ATGGCGTCTTTTCTCAGCCTATCTCCACCTTCTTTACTCTCCACTTCAGCGCCGTGTTTGTCGCCGGCCAAGACTCCATTTTTGCACCCAGTTGATAGGAACcctacaagaaaatatcatcAGAGAGTCCAAATCAGCAAGTTTCCGTGTAGCTTTCTTGATTTGGAACCCAAGTCAAAACCTGAACCTTTGGATTTTGATGTCCCTTGGTTTCATCCCGCCGACGGGCGTCGGTTTGATGTGATTGTTATAGGGGCGGGTCCAGCAGGCCTCCGGCTTGCTGAGCAGGTTTCAGGTCATGGGATTAAGGTATGCTGTCTTGATCCTTCACCCCTTTCTATGTGGCCGAACAATTACGGTGTTTGGATTGATGAGTTTGAGAGTTTGGGACTGGAGGACTGTTTGGACAAAACATGGCCCATGACTTGTGTTTTTATCaatgatagaaaaataaagtatttggaCCGTGCCTATGGTAGAGTGAGTAGGAAAGAGCTGAAGTTGAAGTTGTTGTCTAATTGTGCAGCCAATGGTGTGAAGTTTCATAAGGCCAAAGTTGGGAAAGTAGAGCATGAGGAGTTTGAGTCCTCCATTGCTTGTGATGATGGAACTGAGTTGAAAGCCAGTTTAATTGTTGATGCAAGTGGTTTTCGGAGCAGTTTTGTAGAGTATGACAAGCCAAGAAATCCTGGTTATCAGATTGCTCATGGTATTCTGGCTGAAGTTGATCAGCATCCCTATGATTTGGATAAGATGGTTCTCATGGATTGGAGAGACTCCCATCTGGGAAATGAGCCGTATTTACGTGCTAGCAATTCAAGATTGCCCACTTTTATGTATGCAATGCCTTTTGATTCCAACTTGGTGTTTCTTGAAGAGACCTCTCTTGTTAGCAGGCCGCTGCTATCATACACAGAGATCAAGCAAAGAATGGTGGCAAGGCTGAGGCAATTAGGCATACGAGTGAGAACGGTGATTGAGGATGAGAAATGCTTGATCCCGATGGGCGGACCGCTTCCACGGATCCCTCAAAGCATGATTGCAATTGGGGGAAATTCCGGGATTGTGCATCCATCCACTGGCTACACGGTGGCTCAGACGATGGCTGTTGCCCCTGTGGTTGCTGAGGCGATCGCGGAGTGCCTTGGTTCAACAAGAATGATCAGAGGGAGTCATCTCTATCGTAGAGCGTGGAATGCGTTGTGGCCAGTTGAGAAGAGATGGTGCAGGGAGTTCTATAACTTTGGGATGGAGACTCTGTTGAAACTTGATTTGAATGGGACAAGAAGCTTTTTCGATGCTTTCTTTGAGCTGAATCCCCACCTCTGGCAGGGGTTTTTGTCTGCAAGACTGTCTTATGGAGAGCTTATTATGCTGGGAATCAGCTTATTTGGACGTGCATCAAACCCTTCAAGGCTGGACATGCTCACTAAGTGCCCTGCTCCATTGGTTCAAATGGTAGGAAATATTGCACTTGAAACCATTTGA
- the LOC105170036 gene encoding protein TRIGALACTOSYLDIACYLGLYCEROL 1, chloroplastic-like: MLAAAQIRPAIHISDRSSSINLSCPGKITFLHLRQLTQKVCLSEAARTHSLVKQSKFFVLNTEDGHPSAAVSEEEASEVPVLNNESITFLSQWSPPRYLWRGLSVLILTGQVIIRTMKCKIHWKNTLQQLERVGPKSLGVCLLTSAFVGMAFTIQFVREFTRLGLNRSVGGVLALAFARELSPVVTSIVVAGRIGSAFAAELGTMQVSEQTDTLRVLGADPVDYLVTPRVLASCIALPFLTLMCFTVGMASSALLADGVYGISINIILDSAQRALKSWDIISAMIKSQVFGAIISVVSCAWGVTTLGGAKGVGESTTSAVVVSLVGIFIADFALSYCFFQGAGDSLKNCM; encoded by the exons ATGCTAGCAGCTGCCCAGATTCGCCCAGCCATTCACATCTCTGATAG AAGTAGCTCTATCAACCTAAGTTGTCCAGGAAAGATTACATTTTTGCATCTCAGGCAACTTACCCAGAAAGTCTGTTTATCTGAGGCGGCTAGGACTCACAGCCTTGTCAAACaaagcaagttttttgttCTAAATACAGAAGATGGTCATCCAAGTGCCGCGGTGTCTGAAGAAGAAGCCAGTGAAGTTCCAGTATTGAACAATGAATCAATTACATTCCTGAGTCAATGGTCACCTCCTAGGTACTTATGGAGAGGATTATCTGTTCTAATCTTGACGGGTCAGGTGATCATTAGGACCATGAAGTGCAAAATTCACTGGAAAAACACCCTCCAACAACTAGAGAGAGTCGGACCCAAATCACTTGGTGTCTGTCTCTTGACCTCGGCTTTTGTTGGCATGGCCTTCACCATCCAATTTGTGAGGGAATTTACCAGATTGGGGCTGAATAGATCTGTTGGCGGTGTTTTGGCCCTCGCCTTTGCAAGGGAGCTGAGTCCCGTCGTCACGTCAATTGTTGTTGCAGGACGTATTGGAAGTGCCTTTGCTGCAGAATTAGGCACAATGCAGGTATCTGAGCAAACTGACACATTGAGAGTTCTTGGAGCAGATCCGGTTGATTATCTGGTGACCCCAAGAGTGCTAGCTTCCTGTATTGCCCTTCCATTTTTAACTCTGATGTGTTTTACGGTAGGGATGGCATCAAGTGCACTCCTAGCCGATGGTGTTTATGGCATCAGCATCAACATTATCTTAGATTCTGCTCAAAGAGCTCTCAAATCATGGGATATAATCAGCGCAATGATAAAGTCGCAGGTCTTTGGCGCAATAATCTCTGTTGTGAGCTGTGCATGGGGTGTTACCACTTTGGGAGGTGCCAAAGGCGTTGGAGAGTCGACTACGTCAGCCGTGGTTGTCTCTCTTGTTGGAATCTTTATTGCAGATTTCGCCCTCTCTTATTGCTTCTTCCAAGGAGCTGGAGATTCACTGAAGAATTGTATGTAA
- the LOC105170230 gene encoding casparian strip membrane protein 3-like: MMDSTKNTEETAINIPESKSTKGKHVVYTATTTATPHHQARWKRGVGIFDFILRICALVAALAATTTMGTTDQTLPFSTQFFQFQASYDDLPTFMFFVVANAIASGYLVLSLPFSIVGIVRPSAAGIKLLLLILDTVLVACSGRDCVLSPQWELQHQLARHLPTVHRFLPACQRRGGGVFHRRRHLHILGCALRRGSSEALRIDFMGSL, translated from the exons atgaTGGATTCGACTAAGAACACTGAAGAAACTGCCATCAACATCCCTGAGTCTAAGTCGACCAAAGGCAAACATGTTGTCTACACAGCCACCACGACGGCAACCCCACATCACCAAGCGAGGTGGAAGAGAGGAGTTGGCATCTTTGACTTCATCCTGAGGATCTGTGCGCTGGTGGCGGCTCTAGCTGCAACCACCACCATGGGAACCACCGATCAAACTCTACCTTTCTCCACTCAATTCTTCCAGTTCCAAGCCAGCTACGATGACCTCCCGACTTTCAT GTTTTTCGTGGTGGCAAATGCTATTGCGAGTGGCTACTTAGTCCTATCCTTGCCGTTCTCCATTGTGGGCATTGTTCGTCCCAGTGCAGCTGGAATCAAGCTTCTCCTCCTCATCTTAGACACT GTGCTGGTGGCTTGCAGCGGCCGCGATTGTGTACTTAGCCCACAATGGGAACTCCAACACCAACTGGCTCGCCATTTGCCAACAGTTCACCGATTTCTGCCAGCGTGTCAGCGGCGCGGTGGTGGCGTCTTTCATCGCCGCCGCCATCTTCATATTCTTGGTTGTGCTCTCCGCCGTGGCTCTTCGGAGGCACTGAGGATCGATTTCATGGGGAGCTTGTGA
- the LOC105170037 gene encoding OTU domain-containing protein 5 isoform X1: MTRILVQRGSAGSSSSSNQNRSSTSVSVAGPSSTSSSPQQQVTGIAQVVSAVKDDNLVEEVHEQIVADELSEYCGVSDSKSEGKKSEDLSLGSPDSDQHGGEKIVEDEKVHNDAVVGSPNLVKGFGGMPVMEEENDATVGSSFQMVTGSSYPPPPPVPPPKLSSPISSFRRVSSGDLNTVRIGSSRRPAGWPGVSIRSSPTASRPSSPRSHCEGDGYNSADEQSPCFSSSYDDAEREHQFEIDLRRVKGLEVRKMLEDGNCLFRAVADQVYGDSELYDLVRQMCIDYMERERDHFSQFITEGFTSYCKRKRRDKVYGNNMEIQALSEMYNRPIHIYSYSTEPINIFHGSYNTDTPPIRLSYHHGNHYNSLFDPRRLAIGAGLGFSSLQGTNVDKDQVKAAIKAQQDQQIDNALLAEGRFYSDLELTEKEIERMVMEASRAEYLADDKFKQQLGPRESSTSRAEPSSSAATGSSGSDARQGGGRESGSPGSALSGSMQIMLSMGFSYLQVMEAYSIFGDDVDSMVCYLIETSSNGRRKGKAAE, translated from the exons ATGACTCGGATTTTAGTGCAGCGAGGTTCTGCTGGTTCGTCGTCATCATCTAACCAAAACCGATCATCAACATCAGTATCAGTGGCTGGTCCTTCTTCTACTTCATCTTCACCACAGCAGCAGGTTACTGGAATTGCACAAGTTGTTTCAGCAGTAAAAGATGATAATTTGGTAGAAGAAGTGCATGAGCAGATTGTTGCAGATGAGTTATCAGAGTATTGTGGTGTTTCAGACAGCAAAAGTGAGGGAAAGAAAAGTGAGGATCTTTCTCTAGGAAGTCCAGACAGTGATCAACATGGAGGTGAAAAAATTGTGGAGGATGAAAAGGTGCACAATGATGCTGTGGTGGGTTCTCCAAATTTGGTTAAAGGATTTGGGGGAATGCCAGTCATGGAGGAGGAAAATGATGCAACAGTTGGAAGTTCTTTCCAGATGGTTACTGGCAGTTCGtatccaccaccacctcctgTGCCACCTCCAAAGCTCTCGTCACCTATCTCAAGTTTTAGGAGGGTTTCATCTGGGGACTTGAATACAGTGCGAATAGGGTCATCTAGGAGACCTGCTGGTTGGCCTGGTGTATCAATAAGGTCATCACCAACTGCATCCCGTCCATCTTCACCTCGATCACATTGTGAGGGTGATGGATATAACAGCGCTGATGAGCAGAGCCCATGCTTTAGTTCATCCTATGATGATGCG GAAAGAGAACACCAGTTTGAGATTGATTTAAGACGGGTTAAAGGCTTGGAAGTGAGAAAAATGCTAGAGGATGGGAACTGTCTTTTTCGTGCTGTTGCAGATCAAGTATATGGTGACTCTGAACTATATGATTTGGTTAGGCAGATGTGCATTGACTATATG GAGCGAGAAAGGGACCACTTCTCACAGTTTATAACAGAGGGTTTTACTTCCTATTGTAAGAGGAAGAGAAGAGATAAG GTTTATGGAAATAACATGGAGATACAGGCTTTATCAGAGATGTATAATCGACctattcatatatattcttaCAGCACAG AACCTATCAATATATTCCATGGAAGCTATAATACCGACACACCTCCTATTCGGCTGAGCTACCACCATGGAAATCATTATAACTCCCTTTTTGATCCACGGCGACTGGCTATTGGTGCTGGACTTGGATTTAGCTCTCTCCAGGGG ACAAATGTTGATAAGGATCAGGTAAAAGCAGCTATCAAAGCTCAACAAGATCAACAGATTGATAAT GCACTTCTTGCCGAGGGGCGCTTCTACTCTGATCTTGAACTAACTGAGAAGGAAATTGAGCGCATGGTAATGGAAGCTTCAAGGGCTGAGTATCTCGCTGATGACAAGTTCAAGCAACAACTTGGTCCTAGGGAGTCATCAACTTCCAGAGCTGAACCTTCATCTTCTGCAGCCA CAGGGTCATCAGGAAGTGATGCTCGGCAAGGAGGAGGGCGTGAGTCTGGCTCGCCTGGTTCAGCTCTGAGTGGCAGCATGCAGATCATGTTGTCTATGGGATTCAGCTATCTGCAGGTGATGGAGGCTTACAGTATTTTTGGGGACGATGTGGATTCAATGGTCTGCTACTTAATAGAAACAAGCAGTAACGGCAGACGTAAAGGCAAGGCAGCGGAATGA
- the LOC105170037 gene encoding OTU domain-containing protein 5 isoform X2 — translation MTRILVQRGSAGSSSSSNQNRSSTSVSVAGPSSTSSSPQQQVTGIAQVVSAVKDDNLVEEVHEQIVADELSEYCGVSDSKSEGKKSEDLSLGSPDSDQHGGEKIVEDEKVHNDAVVGSPNLVKGFGGMPVMEEENDATVGSSFQMVTGSSYPPPPPVPPPKLSSPISSFRRVSSGDLNTVRIGSSRRPAGWPGVSIRSSPTASRPSSPRSHCEGDGYNSADEQSPCFSSSYDDAEREHQFEIDLRRVKGLEVRKMLEDGNCLFRAVADQVYGDSELYDLVRQMCIDYMERERDHFSQFITEGFTSYCKRKRRDKVYGNNMEIQALSEMYNRPIHIYSYSTEPINIFHGSYNTDTPPIRLSYHHGNHYNSLFDPRRLAIGAGLGFSSLQGTNVDKDQVKAAIKAQQDQQIDNALLAEGRFYSDLELTEKEIERMVMEASRAEYLADDKFKQQLGPRESSTSRAEPSSSAARSSGSDARQGGGRESGSPGSALSGSMQIMLSMGFSYLQVMEAYSIFGDDVDSMVCYLIETSSNGRRKGKAAE, via the exons ATGACTCGGATTTTAGTGCAGCGAGGTTCTGCTGGTTCGTCGTCATCATCTAACCAAAACCGATCATCAACATCAGTATCAGTGGCTGGTCCTTCTTCTACTTCATCTTCACCACAGCAGCAGGTTACTGGAATTGCACAAGTTGTTTCAGCAGTAAAAGATGATAATTTGGTAGAAGAAGTGCATGAGCAGATTGTTGCAGATGAGTTATCAGAGTATTGTGGTGTTTCAGACAGCAAAAGTGAGGGAAAGAAAAGTGAGGATCTTTCTCTAGGAAGTCCAGACAGTGATCAACATGGAGGTGAAAAAATTGTGGAGGATGAAAAGGTGCACAATGATGCTGTGGTGGGTTCTCCAAATTTGGTTAAAGGATTTGGGGGAATGCCAGTCATGGAGGAGGAAAATGATGCAACAGTTGGAAGTTCTTTCCAGATGGTTACTGGCAGTTCGtatccaccaccacctcctgTGCCACCTCCAAAGCTCTCGTCACCTATCTCAAGTTTTAGGAGGGTTTCATCTGGGGACTTGAATACAGTGCGAATAGGGTCATCTAGGAGACCTGCTGGTTGGCCTGGTGTATCAATAAGGTCATCACCAACTGCATCCCGTCCATCTTCACCTCGATCACATTGTGAGGGTGATGGATATAACAGCGCTGATGAGCAGAGCCCATGCTTTAGTTCATCCTATGATGATGCG GAAAGAGAACACCAGTTTGAGATTGATTTAAGACGGGTTAAAGGCTTGGAAGTGAGAAAAATGCTAGAGGATGGGAACTGTCTTTTTCGTGCTGTTGCAGATCAAGTATATGGTGACTCTGAACTATATGATTTGGTTAGGCAGATGTGCATTGACTATATG GAGCGAGAAAGGGACCACTTCTCACAGTTTATAACAGAGGGTTTTACTTCCTATTGTAAGAGGAAGAGAAGAGATAAG GTTTATGGAAATAACATGGAGATACAGGCTTTATCAGAGATGTATAATCGACctattcatatatattcttaCAGCACAG AACCTATCAATATATTCCATGGAAGCTATAATACCGACACACCTCCTATTCGGCTGAGCTACCACCATGGAAATCATTATAACTCCCTTTTTGATCCACGGCGACTGGCTATTGGTGCTGGACTTGGATTTAGCTCTCTCCAGGGG ACAAATGTTGATAAGGATCAGGTAAAAGCAGCTATCAAAGCTCAACAAGATCAACAGATTGATAAT GCACTTCTTGCCGAGGGGCGCTTCTACTCTGATCTTGAACTAACTGAGAAGGAAATTGAGCGCATGGTAATGGAAGCTTCAAGGGCTGAGTATCTCGCTGATGACAAGTTCAAGCAACAACTTGGTCCTAGGGAGTCATCAACTTCCAGAGCTGAACCTTCATCTTCTGCAGCCA GGTCATCAGGAAGTGATGCTCGGCAAGGAGGAGGGCGTGAGTCTGGCTCGCCTGGTTCAGCTCTGAGTGGCAGCATGCAGATCATGTTGTCTATGGGATTCAGCTATCTGCAGGTGATGGAGGCTTACAGTATTTTTGGGGACGATGTGGATTCAATGGTCTGCTACTTAATAGAAACAAGCAGTAACGGCAGACGTAAAGGCAAGGCAGCGGAATGA